A window from Brachyhypopomus gauderio isolate BG-103 chromosome 6, BGAUD_0.2, whole genome shotgun sequence encodes these proteins:
- the vars2 gene encoding valine--tRNA ligase, mitochondrial isoform X1, whose product MWKSTRGKSFRAGAESIHSTWRTWGRRLCSQTPGPPPPSSSKQPLHSLRSQSEKAKRKNKRDKAILSSNVDNSGMKWSEKEKVIYTGATLPGEKKDTTLPLPQSYSPKYVESCWYHWWEKQGLFSPEKHREIPHAVDKYFSLCIPPPNVTGTLHLGHALTVAIEDSLARWRRMQGHKVLWVPGCDHAGIATQAVVERRLLRDHGRRRQDYSREEFVQEVWKWKKEKGDEIYDQLRKLGASLDWNRACFTLDPDFNRAVTEAFVRMCDSGLVYRSESLVNWSCALGSAISDVEVDSKQVSGSTHLSVPGYQQKVEFGTMVTFAYPINGNHGEVAVATTRPETMLGDVAIAVHPDDPRYQSLHGQHCRHPFTNRLLPIITDTMVDMDVGTGAVKLTPAHDYTDFLLSQRHSLPRLTVIGGDGTMTSLCGQWLEGVKRFEAREKVIGALIEKKLFRGKRDHAMSLPICSRSGDVIEPLLKKQWFVRCEEMAKKAIQAVDEGKLEIIPHFYTKTWKNWLSNISDWCISRQLWWGHQIPAYQVSFPGSDDTQEEKWVWARTEAQAKDRAAAKFGVSPDAMTLIQDPDVLDTWFSSALFPFAMLGWPQQTEDMKQFYPNTILETGSDLIFFWVARMVMLGTELTGQLPFKQVLFHSLVRDKYGRKMSKSLGNVVDPLDVILGVSLERLQEKVMEGNLDPREEAIAMEAQRKDFPEGIAECGTDALRFALCSYKAQGEDISLSMSQVLGCRHFCNKMWQTVRFTLGALEDTDVPLTPLPETAPVSCVDRWVCSRLSSAVRQCEKALESYQLHIVTSSLHAFWLHDLCDVYLECVKPVLKQQDKAERQVAIAVLYHCVSLSLCLLSPFMPFLTEELWQRLQPYGPDPGRAVTSVCVQPYPTASQLVHWQFPQEETDFPLVQEVVRVARSLRAQCHITKDRPDMWAVCTPDKAQILYNFSHAVCALGRISNLHLHCPQDGATSLPFPSAPPPPEGSLVGVVDHSVQLHLDVQNCSNADQQIVLLSQHREKLQFRLQQSLSQTKVMNYTEKVPGHIRKETANKIAALEQELKSIDNQLLVLKNVKNASGS is encoded by the exons ATGTGGAAGTCCACCAGAGGCAAGTCTTTCAGGGCAGGCGCTGAAAGCATCCACAGCACGTGGAGAACATGGGGGCGCAGACTCTGTTCTCAAACGCCTggtccaccaccaccctcctcctctaAACAACCTTTGCATTCTCTGAGGTCTCAGTCAGAAAAGGCAAAACGGAAAAACAAGAGAGATAAAGCTATCCTCAGCAGT AACGTCGACAACTCTGGAATgaaatggtcagaaaaagagaaggTAATATACACTGGTGCCACATTGCCAGGGGAGAAGAAAG ACACTACTCTGCCCCTTCCACAGTCGTACAGTCCAAAATATGTGGAGTCCTGCTGGTATCACTGGTGGGAGAAACAGGGATTATTTAGCCCTGAGAAACAT agGGAGATTCCACACGCTGTCGATAAGTATTTCTCTCTTTGCATCCCACCACCAAATGTAACTGGTACTCTGCACCTTGGACACGCCCTAACAGTGGCGATAGAGGATTCTTTAGCTCGCTG GCGGCGTATGCAAGGGCACAAGGTGCTGTGGGTGCCCGGCTGTGACCATGCTGGGATTGCAACACAG GCGGTGGTTGAGAGGAGGCTGTTGAGGGACCACGGCAGGCGTCGGCAGGATTACAGTAGGGAGGAGTTTGTGCAGGAGGTGTGGAAATGGAAAAAAGA GAAAGGAGATGAAATATATGATCAGCTGAGGAAGCTCGGGGCCTCTCTGGACTGGAACAGGGCCTGTTTCACCCTGGACCCG GACTTCAACAGGGCCGTCACGGAGGCCTTTGTAAGGATGTGTGACTCGGGACTTGTGTACCGCTCAGAAAGCCTGGTTAATTGGAGCTGTGCCCTTGGGTCAGCCATCTCAGATGTTGAG GTCGATTCCAAGCAGGTTTCTGGCAGCACTCATCTATCTGTCCCTGGTTACCAGCAGAAAGTAGAATTTGGGACCATGGTTACGTTTGCATATCCTATAAATGGAAACC ATGGGGAGGTTGCTGTGGCAACCACACGCCCCGAGACCATGTTGGGGGACGTGGCCATTGCTGTACATCCTGATGACCCCAGATACCAG AGTCTCCATGGGCAACATTGCAGACACCCTTTTACAAATAGACTGCTGCCTATAATCACAGACACCATGGTGGACATGGATGTGGGCACag GAGCCGTGAAGCTGACTCCAGCTCATGACTACACCGACTTCCTGCTCTCTCAACGACACTCTCTGCCACGACTCACCGTGATTGGAGGAGACGGAACCATGACCTCTCTCTGTGGCCAATGGCTCGAG GGTGTCAAGAGATTTGAGGCTAGAGAGAAAGTCATCGGCGCACTGATAGAGAAGAAGCTTTTCAGAGGAAAGAGGGACCATGCCATGTCTTTACCCATTTGCAG CCGATCTGGAGATGTCATCGAACCCTTGCTGAAGAAACAGTGGTTCGTTCGTTGTGAGGAAATGGCAAAGAAGGCAATTCAA GCTGTGGATGAGGGAAAGCTGGAAATAATTCCTCACTTTTACACCAAGACTTGGAAGAATTGGCTGTCCAACATCAG TGATTGGTGCATTTCCAGACAACTTTGGTGGGGTCATCAGATTCCTGCTTATCAAGTGTCCTTTCCAGGCTCTGATGACACACAAGAG GAGAAGTGGGTCTGGGCCAGAACTGAGGCACAGGCTAAGGACCGGGCTGCTGCCAAGTTTGGAGTGAGCCCTGATGCCATGACTCTGATTCAAG ATCCGGATGTGCTGGACACATGGTTCTCTTCAGCTCTTTTTCCCTTTGCCATGTTGGGCTGGCCTCAGCAG ACAGAGGACATGAAGCAGTTCTATCCCAACACCATTCTGGAGACAGGAAGTGACCTCATCTTTTTCTGGGTTGCCAGGATGGTAATGCTAGGCACAGAGCTGACTGGCCAGCTGCCCTTTAAACAG GTGCTCTTTCATTCGCTGGTGAGAGATAAGTATGGTCGGAAGATGAGTAAATCTTTAGGAAATGTCGTGGACCCTCTGGATGTAATCTTGGGCGTCTCTCTGGAG AGGCTTCAAGAAAAAGTAATGGAAGGGAACTTGGACCCAAGAGAGGAAGCCATTGCTATGGAGGCACAG AGAAAAGATTTCCCAGAGGGCATCGCAGAATGTGGCACAGATGCCTTACGATTCGCTCTCTGCTCCTACAAAGCACAAG GGGAGGACATCAGTTTGTCCATGTCTCAGGTGCTGGGCTGCAGACACTTCTGCAATAAGATGTGGCAGACGGTGCGTTTCACCCTGGGAGCTCTGGAGGACACGGATGTTCCGCTGACGCCACTGCCTGAG ACAGCCCCCGTGTCGTGCGTGGACAGGTGGGTCTGCTCGCGTCTCTCCAGCGCGGTGCGACAGTGCGAGAAGGCCTTAGAGAGCTACCAGCTCCACATAGTCACATCTTCTCTGCACGCCTTCTGGCTCCATGACCTCTGTGACGTCTATCTG GAGTGCGTCAAGCCAGTGCTGAAACAGCAGGACAAGGCAGAGAGACAAGTGGCCATCGCTGTGCTCTATCActgcgtgtctctctctctctgcctcctctctccATTCATGCCATTTCTCACGGAGGAACTCTGGCAGAGACTGCAGCCTTATGGTCCAGACCCTGGCAGGGCTGTGaccagcgtgtgtgtgcagcctTACCCAACAGCCTCTCAGCTG GTTCACTGGCAATTTCCTCAAGAGGAAACCGATTTCCCCCTGGTACAGGAAGTGGTCAGGGTGGCAAGGTCACTGAGAGCCCAGTGTCACATAACCAAAGACCGACCTGATA TGTGGGCAGTGTGCACACCAGACAAGGCTCAGATCCTCTACAACTTCAGTCATGCTGTCTGTGCCCTGGGTCGGATTTCTAACCTCCACCTGCACTGTCCTCAGGATGGTGCTACCTCTCTGCCATTCCCCtctgctccacccccacctgAAGGGAGCTTGGTTGGTGTGGTTGACCACTCCGTACAGTTACACCTTGATGTGCAG aatTGCAGTAATGCTGACCAGCAGATAGTCCTCCTGTCCCAGCACAGAGAAAAGCTCCAGTTCAGGCTTCAGCAATCTCTCTCTCAGACCAAAGTGATGAACTACACAGAAAAGGTGCCTGGGCATATTCGAAAGGAGACAGCAAATAAA ATTGCAGCGTTGGAGCAAGAACTCAAGAGCATTGATAACCAGCTTTTAGttttgaagaatgtaaaaaatgcctCAGGCAGTTAA
- the vars2 gene encoding valine--tRNA ligase, mitochondrial isoform X3: MVRKREDTTLPLPQSYSPKYVESCWYHWWEKQGLFSPEKHREIPHAVDKYFSLCIPPPNVTGTLHLGHALTVAIEDSLARWRRMQGHKVLWVPGCDHAGIATQAVVERRLLRDHGRRRQDYSREEFVQEVWKWKKEKGDEIYDQLRKLGASLDWNRACFTLDPDFNRAVTEAFVRMCDSGLVYRSESLVNWSCALGSAISDVEVDSKQVSGSTHLSVPGYQQKVEFGTMVTFAYPINGNHGEVAVATTRPETMLGDVAIAVHPDDPRYQSLHGQHCRHPFTNRLLPIITDTMVDMDVGTGAVKLTPAHDYTDFLLSQRHSLPRLTVIGGDGTMTSLCGQWLEGVKRFEAREKVIGALIEKKLFRGKRDHAMSLPICSRSGDVIEPLLKKQWFVRCEEMAKKAIQAVDEGKLEIIPHFYTKTWKNWLSNISDWCISRQLWWGHQIPAYQVSFPGSDDTQEEKWVWARTEAQAKDRAAAKFGVSPDAMTLIQDPDVLDTWFSSALFPFAMLGWPQQTEDMKQFYPNTILETGSDLIFFWVARMVMLGTELTGQLPFKQVLFHSLVRDKYGRKMSKSLGNVVDPLDVILGVSLERLQEKVMEGNLDPREEAIAMEAQRKDFPEGIAECGTDALRFALCSYKAQGEDISLSMSQVLGCRHFCNKMWQTVRFTLGALEDTDVPLTPLPETAPVSCVDRWVCSRLSSAVRQCEKALESYQLHIVTSSLHAFWLHDLCDVYLECVKPVLKQQDKAERQVAIAVLYHCVSLSLCLLSPFMPFLTEELWQRLQPYGPDPGRAVTSVCVQPYPTASQLVHWQFPQEETDFPLVQEVVRVARSLRAQCHITKDRPDMWAVCTPDKAQILYNFSHAVCALGRISNLHLHCPQDGATSLPFPSAPPPPEGSLVGVVDHSVQLHLDVQNCSNADQQIVLLSQHREKLQFRLQQSLSQTKVMNYTEKVPGHIRKETANKIAALEQELKSIDNQLLVLKNVKNASGS, translated from the exons atggtcagaaaaagagaag ACACTACTCTGCCCCTTCCACAGTCGTACAGTCCAAAATATGTGGAGTCCTGCTGGTATCACTGGTGGGAGAAACAGGGATTATTTAGCCCTGAGAAACAT agGGAGATTCCACACGCTGTCGATAAGTATTTCTCTCTTTGCATCCCACCACCAAATGTAACTGGTACTCTGCACCTTGGACACGCCCTAACAGTGGCGATAGAGGATTCTTTAGCTCGCTG GCGGCGTATGCAAGGGCACAAGGTGCTGTGGGTGCCCGGCTGTGACCATGCTGGGATTGCAACACAG GCGGTGGTTGAGAGGAGGCTGTTGAGGGACCACGGCAGGCGTCGGCAGGATTACAGTAGGGAGGAGTTTGTGCAGGAGGTGTGGAAATGGAAAAAAGA GAAAGGAGATGAAATATATGATCAGCTGAGGAAGCTCGGGGCCTCTCTGGACTGGAACAGGGCCTGTTTCACCCTGGACCCG GACTTCAACAGGGCCGTCACGGAGGCCTTTGTAAGGATGTGTGACTCGGGACTTGTGTACCGCTCAGAAAGCCTGGTTAATTGGAGCTGTGCCCTTGGGTCAGCCATCTCAGATGTTGAG GTCGATTCCAAGCAGGTTTCTGGCAGCACTCATCTATCTGTCCCTGGTTACCAGCAGAAAGTAGAATTTGGGACCATGGTTACGTTTGCATATCCTATAAATGGAAACC ATGGGGAGGTTGCTGTGGCAACCACACGCCCCGAGACCATGTTGGGGGACGTGGCCATTGCTGTACATCCTGATGACCCCAGATACCAG AGTCTCCATGGGCAACATTGCAGACACCCTTTTACAAATAGACTGCTGCCTATAATCACAGACACCATGGTGGACATGGATGTGGGCACag GAGCCGTGAAGCTGACTCCAGCTCATGACTACACCGACTTCCTGCTCTCTCAACGACACTCTCTGCCACGACTCACCGTGATTGGAGGAGACGGAACCATGACCTCTCTCTGTGGCCAATGGCTCGAG GGTGTCAAGAGATTTGAGGCTAGAGAGAAAGTCATCGGCGCACTGATAGAGAAGAAGCTTTTCAGAGGAAAGAGGGACCATGCCATGTCTTTACCCATTTGCAG CCGATCTGGAGATGTCATCGAACCCTTGCTGAAGAAACAGTGGTTCGTTCGTTGTGAGGAAATGGCAAAGAAGGCAATTCAA GCTGTGGATGAGGGAAAGCTGGAAATAATTCCTCACTTTTACACCAAGACTTGGAAGAATTGGCTGTCCAACATCAG TGATTGGTGCATTTCCAGACAACTTTGGTGGGGTCATCAGATTCCTGCTTATCAAGTGTCCTTTCCAGGCTCTGATGACACACAAGAG GAGAAGTGGGTCTGGGCCAGAACTGAGGCACAGGCTAAGGACCGGGCTGCTGCCAAGTTTGGAGTGAGCCCTGATGCCATGACTCTGATTCAAG ATCCGGATGTGCTGGACACATGGTTCTCTTCAGCTCTTTTTCCCTTTGCCATGTTGGGCTGGCCTCAGCAG ACAGAGGACATGAAGCAGTTCTATCCCAACACCATTCTGGAGACAGGAAGTGACCTCATCTTTTTCTGGGTTGCCAGGATGGTAATGCTAGGCACAGAGCTGACTGGCCAGCTGCCCTTTAAACAG GTGCTCTTTCATTCGCTGGTGAGAGATAAGTATGGTCGGAAGATGAGTAAATCTTTAGGAAATGTCGTGGACCCTCTGGATGTAATCTTGGGCGTCTCTCTGGAG AGGCTTCAAGAAAAAGTAATGGAAGGGAACTTGGACCCAAGAGAGGAAGCCATTGCTATGGAGGCACAG AGAAAAGATTTCCCAGAGGGCATCGCAGAATGTGGCACAGATGCCTTACGATTCGCTCTCTGCTCCTACAAAGCACAAG GGGAGGACATCAGTTTGTCCATGTCTCAGGTGCTGGGCTGCAGACACTTCTGCAATAAGATGTGGCAGACGGTGCGTTTCACCCTGGGAGCTCTGGAGGACACGGATGTTCCGCTGACGCCACTGCCTGAG ACAGCCCCCGTGTCGTGCGTGGACAGGTGGGTCTGCTCGCGTCTCTCCAGCGCGGTGCGACAGTGCGAGAAGGCCTTAGAGAGCTACCAGCTCCACATAGTCACATCTTCTCTGCACGCCTTCTGGCTCCATGACCTCTGTGACGTCTATCTG GAGTGCGTCAAGCCAGTGCTGAAACAGCAGGACAAGGCAGAGAGACAAGTGGCCATCGCTGTGCTCTATCActgcgtgtctctctctctctgcctcctctctccATTCATGCCATTTCTCACGGAGGAACTCTGGCAGAGACTGCAGCCTTATGGTCCAGACCCTGGCAGGGCTGTGaccagcgtgtgtgtgcagcctTACCCAACAGCCTCTCAGCTG GTTCACTGGCAATTTCCTCAAGAGGAAACCGATTTCCCCCTGGTACAGGAAGTGGTCAGGGTGGCAAGGTCACTGAGAGCCCAGTGTCACATAACCAAAGACCGACCTGATA TGTGGGCAGTGTGCACACCAGACAAGGCTCAGATCCTCTACAACTTCAGTCATGCTGTCTGTGCCCTGGGTCGGATTTCTAACCTCCACCTGCACTGTCCTCAGGATGGTGCTACCTCTCTGCCATTCCCCtctgctccacccccacctgAAGGGAGCTTGGTTGGTGTGGTTGACCACTCCGTACAGTTACACCTTGATGTGCAG aatTGCAGTAATGCTGACCAGCAGATAGTCCTCCTGTCCCAGCACAGAGAAAAGCTCCAGTTCAGGCTTCAGCAATCTCTCTCTCAGACCAAAGTGATGAACTACACAGAAAAGGTGCCTGGGCATATTCGAAAGGAGACAGCAAATAAA ATTGCAGCGTTGGAGCAAGAACTCAAGAGCATTGATAACCAGCTTTTAGttttgaagaatgtaaaaaatgcctCAGGCAGTTAA
- the vars2 gene encoding valine--tRNA ligase, mitochondrial isoform X2: protein MLSLRNRNVDNSGMKWSEKEKVIYTGATLPGEKKDTTLPLPQSYSPKYVESCWYHWWEKQGLFSPEKHREIPHAVDKYFSLCIPPPNVTGTLHLGHALTVAIEDSLARWRRMQGHKVLWVPGCDHAGIATQAVVERRLLRDHGRRRQDYSREEFVQEVWKWKKEKGDEIYDQLRKLGASLDWNRACFTLDPDFNRAVTEAFVRMCDSGLVYRSESLVNWSCALGSAISDVEVDSKQVSGSTHLSVPGYQQKVEFGTMVTFAYPINGNHGEVAVATTRPETMLGDVAIAVHPDDPRYQSLHGQHCRHPFTNRLLPIITDTMVDMDVGTGAVKLTPAHDYTDFLLSQRHSLPRLTVIGGDGTMTSLCGQWLEGVKRFEAREKVIGALIEKKLFRGKRDHAMSLPICSRSGDVIEPLLKKQWFVRCEEMAKKAIQAVDEGKLEIIPHFYTKTWKNWLSNISDWCISRQLWWGHQIPAYQVSFPGSDDTQEEKWVWARTEAQAKDRAAAKFGVSPDAMTLIQDPDVLDTWFSSALFPFAMLGWPQQTEDMKQFYPNTILETGSDLIFFWVARMVMLGTELTGQLPFKQVLFHSLVRDKYGRKMSKSLGNVVDPLDVILGVSLERLQEKVMEGNLDPREEAIAMEAQRKDFPEGIAECGTDALRFALCSYKAQGEDISLSMSQVLGCRHFCNKMWQTVRFTLGALEDTDVPLTPLPETAPVSCVDRWVCSRLSSAVRQCEKALESYQLHIVTSSLHAFWLHDLCDVYLECVKPVLKQQDKAERQVAIAVLYHCVSLSLCLLSPFMPFLTEELWQRLQPYGPDPGRAVTSVCVQPYPTASQLVHWQFPQEETDFPLVQEVVRVARSLRAQCHITKDRPDMWAVCTPDKAQILYNFSHAVCALGRISNLHLHCPQDGATSLPFPSAPPPPEGSLVGVVDHSVQLHLDVQNCSNADQQIVLLSQHREKLQFRLQQSLSQTKVMNYTEKVPGHIRKETANKIAALEQELKSIDNQLLVLKNVKNASGS from the exons ATGCTATCTTTACGTAATAGA AACGTCGACAACTCTGGAATgaaatggtcagaaaaagagaaggTAATATACACTGGTGCCACATTGCCAGGGGAGAAGAAAG ACACTACTCTGCCCCTTCCACAGTCGTACAGTCCAAAATATGTGGAGTCCTGCTGGTATCACTGGTGGGAGAAACAGGGATTATTTAGCCCTGAGAAACAT agGGAGATTCCACACGCTGTCGATAAGTATTTCTCTCTTTGCATCCCACCACCAAATGTAACTGGTACTCTGCACCTTGGACACGCCCTAACAGTGGCGATAGAGGATTCTTTAGCTCGCTG GCGGCGTATGCAAGGGCACAAGGTGCTGTGGGTGCCCGGCTGTGACCATGCTGGGATTGCAACACAG GCGGTGGTTGAGAGGAGGCTGTTGAGGGACCACGGCAGGCGTCGGCAGGATTACAGTAGGGAGGAGTTTGTGCAGGAGGTGTGGAAATGGAAAAAAGA GAAAGGAGATGAAATATATGATCAGCTGAGGAAGCTCGGGGCCTCTCTGGACTGGAACAGGGCCTGTTTCACCCTGGACCCG GACTTCAACAGGGCCGTCACGGAGGCCTTTGTAAGGATGTGTGACTCGGGACTTGTGTACCGCTCAGAAAGCCTGGTTAATTGGAGCTGTGCCCTTGGGTCAGCCATCTCAGATGTTGAG GTCGATTCCAAGCAGGTTTCTGGCAGCACTCATCTATCTGTCCCTGGTTACCAGCAGAAAGTAGAATTTGGGACCATGGTTACGTTTGCATATCCTATAAATGGAAACC ATGGGGAGGTTGCTGTGGCAACCACACGCCCCGAGACCATGTTGGGGGACGTGGCCATTGCTGTACATCCTGATGACCCCAGATACCAG AGTCTCCATGGGCAACATTGCAGACACCCTTTTACAAATAGACTGCTGCCTATAATCACAGACACCATGGTGGACATGGATGTGGGCACag GAGCCGTGAAGCTGACTCCAGCTCATGACTACACCGACTTCCTGCTCTCTCAACGACACTCTCTGCCACGACTCACCGTGATTGGAGGAGACGGAACCATGACCTCTCTCTGTGGCCAATGGCTCGAG GGTGTCAAGAGATTTGAGGCTAGAGAGAAAGTCATCGGCGCACTGATAGAGAAGAAGCTTTTCAGAGGAAAGAGGGACCATGCCATGTCTTTACCCATTTGCAG CCGATCTGGAGATGTCATCGAACCCTTGCTGAAGAAACAGTGGTTCGTTCGTTGTGAGGAAATGGCAAAGAAGGCAATTCAA GCTGTGGATGAGGGAAAGCTGGAAATAATTCCTCACTTTTACACCAAGACTTGGAAGAATTGGCTGTCCAACATCAG TGATTGGTGCATTTCCAGACAACTTTGGTGGGGTCATCAGATTCCTGCTTATCAAGTGTCCTTTCCAGGCTCTGATGACACACAAGAG GAGAAGTGGGTCTGGGCCAGAACTGAGGCACAGGCTAAGGACCGGGCTGCTGCCAAGTTTGGAGTGAGCCCTGATGCCATGACTCTGATTCAAG ATCCGGATGTGCTGGACACATGGTTCTCTTCAGCTCTTTTTCCCTTTGCCATGTTGGGCTGGCCTCAGCAG ACAGAGGACATGAAGCAGTTCTATCCCAACACCATTCTGGAGACAGGAAGTGACCTCATCTTTTTCTGGGTTGCCAGGATGGTAATGCTAGGCACAGAGCTGACTGGCCAGCTGCCCTTTAAACAG GTGCTCTTTCATTCGCTGGTGAGAGATAAGTATGGTCGGAAGATGAGTAAATCTTTAGGAAATGTCGTGGACCCTCTGGATGTAATCTTGGGCGTCTCTCTGGAG AGGCTTCAAGAAAAAGTAATGGAAGGGAACTTGGACCCAAGAGAGGAAGCCATTGCTATGGAGGCACAG AGAAAAGATTTCCCAGAGGGCATCGCAGAATGTGGCACAGATGCCTTACGATTCGCTCTCTGCTCCTACAAAGCACAAG GGGAGGACATCAGTTTGTCCATGTCTCAGGTGCTGGGCTGCAGACACTTCTGCAATAAGATGTGGCAGACGGTGCGTTTCACCCTGGGAGCTCTGGAGGACACGGATGTTCCGCTGACGCCACTGCCTGAG ACAGCCCCCGTGTCGTGCGTGGACAGGTGGGTCTGCTCGCGTCTCTCCAGCGCGGTGCGACAGTGCGAGAAGGCCTTAGAGAGCTACCAGCTCCACATAGTCACATCTTCTCTGCACGCCTTCTGGCTCCATGACCTCTGTGACGTCTATCTG GAGTGCGTCAAGCCAGTGCTGAAACAGCAGGACAAGGCAGAGAGACAAGTGGCCATCGCTGTGCTCTATCActgcgtgtctctctctctctgcctcctctctccATTCATGCCATTTCTCACGGAGGAACTCTGGCAGAGACTGCAGCCTTATGGTCCAGACCCTGGCAGGGCTGTGaccagcgtgtgtgtgcagcctTACCCAACAGCCTCTCAGCTG GTTCACTGGCAATTTCCTCAAGAGGAAACCGATTTCCCCCTGGTACAGGAAGTGGTCAGGGTGGCAAGGTCACTGAGAGCCCAGTGTCACATAACCAAAGACCGACCTGATA TGTGGGCAGTGTGCACACCAGACAAGGCTCAGATCCTCTACAACTTCAGTCATGCTGTCTGTGCCCTGGGTCGGATTTCTAACCTCCACCTGCACTGTCCTCAGGATGGTGCTACCTCTCTGCCATTCCCCtctgctccacccccacctgAAGGGAGCTTGGTTGGTGTGGTTGACCACTCCGTACAGTTACACCTTGATGTGCAG aatTGCAGTAATGCTGACCAGCAGATAGTCCTCCTGTCCCAGCACAGAGAAAAGCTCCAGTTCAGGCTTCAGCAATCTCTCTCTCAGACCAAAGTGATGAACTACACAGAAAAGGTGCCTGGGCATATTCGAAAGGAGACAGCAAATAAA ATTGCAGCGTTGGAGCAAGAACTCAAGAGCATTGATAACCAGCTTTTAGttttgaagaatgtaaaaaatgcctCAGGCAGTTAA
- the ppp1r11 gene encoding E3 ubiquitin-protein ligase PPP1R11 has protein sequence MAEVPGTSSETITETVQTATPPPPQQEGRSLTIKLRKRKTEKKVEWSSDTVDNEHLGRRSSKCCCIYEKPRQFGESSSESEGDDEEGCGSAHCILGHGRSHGQRGGSGSTVPPSSGGTNPH, from the exons ATGGCGGAGGTTCCAGGCACGTCCAGCGAGACGATAACCGAGACTGTCCAGACCGCGACGCCGCCTCCTCCCCAGCAG GAGGGAAGAAGCTTGACCATCAAGCTTCGAAAAAGGAAGACTGAAAAGAAGGTTGAGTGGTCCAGTGACACAGTGGACAATGAACACTTGGGTAGGAGGTCCTCAAAGT GTTGCTGCATTTATGAGAAGCCTCGACAGTTCGGTGAGTCCTCCtcggagagtgagggagatgacGAAGAAGGCTGTGGTAGTGCCCACTGCATTCTCGGACACGGGAGAAGTCATGGACAGAGAGGGGGCAGTGGGAGCACGGTGCCCCCTAGCTCCGGGGGCACAAACCCTCACTAA
- the c6h6orf47 gene encoding uncharacterized protein C6orf47 homolog, with translation MSAVVGRVWAWMSPSSFYHLWGNKGKPETTFTSGDQMKSRWGVGRVTSWVWGGQKNQSDQNTPVEEYWEAEEETPKSLEIEELRAVELDTAVPQRAPRWWSRWIPYFFSWPRSTNTSGLRQRTFAAWNEASWDSDSKDGELSDYGTPPPSPTPFSKRSSLIQVLARTWTGEILPEHYEICFNFLRHLFDLFVVGFLWTVSPPTKFILDVLGVQGALKLWLHGMAMFLVSSVGMAGLLWLVQEYLPQFALIYGIIQALVISVSVQQSVILGTGDNEERDGEEEDEDAWQQSETTNGTNKGVDVH, from the coding sequence ATGAGTGCTGTTGTAGGGCGTGTTTGGGCATGGATGAGCCCGAGCAGCTTTTATCACCTTTGGGGCAATAAAGGAAAACCAGAAACGACCTTTACAAGCGGGGATCAGATGAAAAGCAGATGGGGCGTAGGGAGAGTGACTTCTTGGGTTTGGGGTGGGCAGAAAAatcaaagtgaccaaaacacaccagtagaGGAATACTGGGAGGCGGAGGAGGAAACTCCCAAGTCCTTAGAGATAGAAGAACTAAGAGCAGTTGAGTTAGACACGGCAGTGCCGCAGAGAGCTCCGCGCTGGTGGAGCCGGTGGATTCCTTATTTTTTCTCTTGGCCGAGATCAACCAACACCAGTGGACTCAGGCAAAGGACCTTTGCTGCCTGGAATGAGGCATCATGGGACTCTGACTCCAAAGACGGAGAGCTTTCTGACTATGggacccctcccccatctcccACGCCTTTTTCAAAGAGGTCATCGCTGATCCAAGTTTTGGCTCGCACATGGACTGGAGAAATACTCCCAGAACACTACGAGATCTGCTTCAATTTCCTTCGCCACCTTTTTGACCTGTTTGTTGTTGGATTCCTTTGGACAGTCTCGCCCCCGACCAAGTTCATTCTGGATGTCCTTGGCGTACAGGGTGCCCTGAAATTGTGGCTCCATGGCATGGCCATGTTTCTGGTGTCGTCGGTGGGGATGGCCGGCCTGCTCTGGTTGGTGCAGGAGTACCTTCCACAGTTCGCTCTGATTTATGGTATCATCCAAGCCTTGGTAATCTCTGTCAGTGTGCAGCAGAGTGTGATCTTGGGAACAGGGGAtaatgaggagagagatggagaggaagaggatgaagatGCCTGGCAACAGAGTGAAACCACTAATGGCACCAATAAAGGAGTGGATGTGCACTGA